The genomic region GCTGATCCCGATGGCCATGATCCCGGCCATCTTCTTCCTCACCCTCTACACCCAGATCGTCCAGGGCTACTCGCCGCTGCGCTCGGGCCTGGCCCTGGTGCCGCTCGCCCTCGCGGTGGTGCTGGCTGCCACCAACGTGGGCCGGGTGCTGCCCCTGCTCGGCCTCAAGGGCACCACGATGCTGGGCACCCTGCTGGTGGCCGGCGGTACCTTCTGGGCCTCCGGGATCAACGGCGGCGGCTTCTGGCTCGAGCAGTTCGGCCCGGAGATCCTGGCCGGCCTCGGCGGCGGCACCGTCTGGGTCTCGGCCACCGTGGCCGCGACCAGCTCCGCCTCGGAGGAGGAGGCCGGCCTCGCCTCCGGTCTCTTCAACACCTCCAACCAGATCGGTGCCGCGCTCGGCCTGGCCGTGCTCGCCACGGTGGCCGCGGCCGGTACCACCAGCTCCACCAAGAGCGGCCACGCGGTGAACACCGCGCTGACCGCCGGGTACAGCAACGCGCTGGTGGGCGCCGCGATCATCGCCGTGGTGGCGACCCTGGCGGCGGCGTTCATGCTCCCCGGCAAGAGCGCGATGCGCTCCGGCAGCTGATGGCCGCCGCGCACAGAACCGGCCGCTGGGCCGCCACGAGCTGCCTCCGGGCTGCCCGTGGCGGCCCAGCGGACGTGTGACGGACCGCCGGCGAAGAGAGGAACACACCGCAGTGAGTCATGACCACTCGACGATGGCCGACTCCATCATCGTGGGCGGCGGCCCGGCCGGGCTGTCCGCCGCCATCTGCCTGGCCCGCTACAACCGGCGGGTGCTGGTCTTCGACACCGGGCACGGGCGCTCGACCCACCACCAGGTCAACCGCAACTACCTGGGATTCCCCGGTGGCATCGCCACCGTGGAACTGCGCGAGCTGGCGACCCGTCAGCTGAGCGACTACCCGGCGGCCCAGGTGCTGCGCCATGCCGTGACCGGCGCCGAGGGCGACGCCGAGCGCGGCTTCACCGTGCACACCCAGTCGCAGGAGTTCCGGGCCCGCACGCTGATCCTGGCCACCGGCGTGCTCGACCACTTCCCGCACTTCCCCGGCTGGGAGCGCTACGTCGGCGAGTCGATGTTCTGGTGCATCGCCTGCGACGGCTACGAGAACCGCGGCCGGGAGATCCTGGTGGTCGGCCACACCGACGCGGCCGCCGCCGAGGCGATGCAGATGCACAGCCTCAGCGACCGGGTCCGACTGCTGACGAACAGTCACCGCAACGAGATCAGCGAGGTGCTCTGCCGGCGGCTGCGGG from Kitasatospora azatica KCTC 9699 harbors:
- a CDS encoding NAD(P)/FAD-dependent oxidoreductase; its protein translation is MADSIIVGGGPAGLSAAICLARYNRRVLVFDTGHGRSTHHQVNRNYLGFPGGIATVELRELATRQLSDYPAAQVLRHAVTGAEGDAERGFTVHTQSQEFRARTLILATGVLDHFPHFPGWERYVGESMFWCIACDGYENRGREILVVGHTDAAAAEAMQMHSLSDRVRLLTNSHRNEISEVLCRRLRAAGIPVLHDQIHTVEGDKGQLRTVVTRGGERLSLDALFSIQGATPETRLAAQLGVLLAPSGYIQVDTEQKTSVEAVYAAGDVTSLHSHQVSAAVHEGSQAASAANYFLYPPELKSA